The genomic window CCATTCCGCTGTTCGCCGGGCTGCGGCCGGGACAAGCGCGCATCGTCGTACTGATGGCGCAGCTCAAGCATTTTGCGCCCGGTGAATACATCGTCCGGCAAGGCGAGCTGGGCGACGAGATGTATGTCATCATTGAGGGGACGACTGACGTTCTCGCGGGCGCCGGCGAGCACCGTAAGTCGATCCTCACGCTCCGGCGGGGTGACGTGTTCGGCGACATGGCACTCGTCCGTCACAGCGAGCGTAGCGCCGACGTCGTGGCCGCCGACAACGTCGAGGTGCTCGCCGTCGACCAACACTTCCTGCAGCGGATCCAGCGCCGCAACCCCCGGATCGCGTCAAAGGTGTTCTTGAATCTCACCCGTATCCTCAGTGATCGCCTGCAACGCATGACCGACCAGTACGTCGGGCGCGGCGCCAATACTTGACGTGCTCATGCCAGACGACGACGCCGCGGAGGATCAGTCGCGCCGACGCTCGTACGTCGTGCGCCCGCTTGCCGAGAAGGAGGCGTTGATGTCCCCGACCATTCCGCTGCCCACCGACAACGATCTGCCCGCAGCCATCCGCGAAACCCTCGCGGGCTTGCCGCCGCTCAACGTCTTTCGCATGATGGCCAACGCCCCCGCCAGCTTCCAAGCCCTCATCGATTTTGCCATGTCGGTCATCGTCAGCAGCGAGTTCGACGCCCGCAAACGCGAAATTGCCATCCTGCGCGTGGCGCATGTCACGCACTCCAAGTACGAGTGGGTCCAGCATGTGGCTTTCGGTAAACGGCTCGGGCTGACCGACCCCGAGATCGTTCAGATCGGGGTCGATGGTCCGGTCACCGGGCTCGACGAAGAAGGCAACCTGCTGTGCCGCGTCGCCG from Candidatus Binatia bacterium includes these protein-coding regions:
- a CDS encoding carboxymuconolactone decarboxylase family protein, coding for MPDDDAAEDQSRRRSYVVRPLAEKEALMSPTIPLPTDNDLPAAIRETLAGLPPLNVFRMMANAPASFQALIDFAMSVIVSSEFDARKREIAILRVAHVTHSKYEWVQHVAFGKRLGLTDPEIVQIGVDGPVTGLDEEGNLLCRVADEISRDVRLSDTALSQILRRYGTRQATELILCCSYFNMLSRFLESTRVALESEPVL